The following coding sequences are from one bacterium window:
- a CDS encoding molybdopterin-dependent oxidoreductase, translating to MKKLPEPIPADIGDASRDSARRAGLSRREFVRLLSTGGALALFGTSAGLVGRPARAQGAGADVMATYQKNFVEGTAGNFYWLAATVAGSHWWKFTSDVTPAERLFLRARYKTPIVDKAAWKLRVTGDAIERPMDFSYADLAKMRSLTAVRYHECMGNGGMRGFGLIGQVEWHYVPIGEILDRVRPKSTAAQALFWSGVDGPDTGRPIDVSDLRARPEAIGLAYGMNGTDLPPDHGSPVRAIVPGWGGVASIKWLSEIRITRHRFWTRMNTKEEALLGPAYAAERPGPNDELTMGVAASDVRGVTAKWQTTKSHLNLPVILDKLPDVPPGYPLQRGQRPTLKAGRQTLTGYAYSPLGIQRVDYSADGGATWRRASLTGPTNREIAWTRFKFDWNATPGDHALMTRATDKKGNVQPAQITANELDILDNGIPRFDVRVA from the coding sequence ATGAAGAAACTACCGGAGCCAATACCTGCGGACATCGGAGACGCGTCGCGGGACTCCGCCCGGCGAGCCGGACTGAGCCGGCGCGAGTTCGTTCGGCTGTTGAGTACCGGCGGCGCCCTGGCCCTCTTCGGAACATCGGCCGGGTTGGTCGGGCGGCCCGCTAGGGCGCAGGGCGCGGGCGCAGACGTGATGGCCACATACCAGAAGAACTTTGTCGAAGGAACCGCCGGGAACTTCTACTGGCTGGCGGCCACGGTGGCGGGATCGCACTGGTGGAAGTTTACGTCGGACGTGACTCCCGCTGAGCGGCTCTTCCTCCGGGCGCGCTACAAGACGCCCATCGTAGACAAGGCGGCGTGGAAGCTCCGGGTAACCGGGGACGCGATCGAGCGCCCCATGGACTTCAGCTACGCAGACCTCGCCAAGATGCGCAGCCTGACGGCCGTACGCTATCACGAGTGCATGGGCAACGGCGGCATGCGCGGGTTCGGGCTCATCGGGCAGGTGGAGTGGCATTACGTCCCGATCGGAGAGATCCTCGACCGGGTCCGGCCAAAGAGCACCGCCGCGCAAGCCCTCTTCTGGAGCGGCGTGGACGGCCCCGACACCGGCCGCCCGATCGACGTGTCCGACCTCCGCGCGCGCCCCGAGGCGATCGGCCTCGCGTACGGCATGAACGGCACCGATCTGCCACCGGACCACGGCAGTCCCGTCCGGGCGATCGTCCCTGGCTGGGGCGGCGTGGCCAGCATCAAGTGGCTGAGCGAGATCCGGATTACCCGCCACCGCTTCTGGACCCGCATGAACACGAAGGAAGAAGCCCTCCTCGGACCGGCGTACGCGGCCGAGCGGCCGGGGCCCAACGATGAGTTGACCATGGGCGTCGCCGCCTCGGACGTCCGCGGTGTAACGGCGAAATGGCAGACGACGAAGAGCCACCTGAACCTGCCCGTGATCCTGGACAAGTTGCCGGATGTCCCGCCAGGCTATCCGCTGCAGCGGGGCCAGCGGCCGACGCTCAAGGCCGGACGGCAGACATTGACGGGGTACGCCTACTCGCCGCTGGGCATCCAGAGAGTCGACTACAGTGCGGACGGAGGCGCGACCTGGCGTCGGGCGAGCCTGACCGGCCCGACGAACAGGGAGATCGCGTGGACGCGGTTCAAGTTCGACTGGAACGCGACGCCGGGCGACCACGCGTTGATGACGCGCGCCACCGACAAGAAGGGGAATGTCCAGCCGGCACAGATCACCGCCAACGAACTGGATATTCTCGACAACGGCATCCCCCGGTTTGATGTGCGCGTTGCGTGA
- a CDS encoding helix-turn-helix transcriptional regulator, whose amino-acid sequence MPSLLRALAAVSLAQGDSEKALTPDKDSARPEGPIADLERTAEYALALLKAGRIKSHEPAKPLLGRGAGLLAPREREVAVLIADGKTNREIAARLSITEGTVEAHVQHIFNKLGFNHARADRRLDRRARIGSISQVDR is encoded by the coding sequence ATGCCTAGCCTGCTGCGTGCACTGGCGGCGGTGTCGCTTGCCCAAGGAGACAGCGAAAAGGCGTTGACACCGGACAAAGACTCCGCCCGGCCTGAAGGCCCCATAGCGGATCTCGAGAGGACCGCTGAATATGCCCTCGCATTGCTCAAAGCGGGTCGGATAAAGAGCCACGAACCGGCCAAGCCTCTTCTGGGGAGGGGGGCTGGACTTCTTGCACCGCGTGAGCGCGAGGTCGCGGTCCTCATCGCGGACGGGAAGACCAATCGAGAGATTGCCGCTCGCCTGTCGATCACAGAGGGCACGGTTGAGGCCCACGTTCAGCACATCTTCAACAAGCTAGGGTTTAACCACGCGCGCGCGGATCGCCGCCTGGATCGTCGCGCTCGGATTGGGTCCATTTCACAGGTAGACAGGTAG
- the moaA gene encoding GTP 3',8-cyclase MoaA, giving the protein MRDQYGRELHDLRVSLTDRCNLRCVYCMPEHVAFKPREELLTDDELMLVIRAAAELGIRKIRLTGGEPTVRPNLVHLVRRIAGVPGIQDLAMTTNGIRLAELARPLAEGGLRRVNVSLDSLNAAKFRRITRWGALEDVLAGLDEAHAAGLAPIKLNAVVVRGFNDEDVVDLARLSLPRDWSVRFIEMMPFGSVAGFQTGAYVPSNETMARIEAALGPLAPLDTSGHDPAMTYRLAGARGTLGFISAVSRPFCAQCGRLRLTAEGRLRLCLLRDGEVDLRSPLRAGATYEEIREQFRAAAYGKPWGHGLAHRVIPRQRIMSQIGG; this is encoded by the coding sequence ATGCGGGATCAGTACGGTCGAGAACTCCACGATCTTCGGGTCTCCCTCACCGACCGGTGCAACCTTCGCTGCGTCTACTGCATGCCCGAGCACGTCGCGTTCAAACCGCGGGAGGAACTGCTCACCGACGACGAGTTGATGCTTGTGATCCGCGCCGCCGCCGAACTGGGGATCCGGAAAATCCGTCTGACCGGCGGCGAACCGACCGTCCGTCCCAACCTTGTGCACCTCGTCCGGCGCATCGCCGGGGTTCCCGGCATTCAGGACCTCGCCATGACGACCAACGGAATACGCCTGGCCGAATTGGCCCGCCCGTTGGCCGAGGGCGGCCTCAGGCGGGTGAACGTCAGCCTGGACAGTTTGAACGCGGCGAAGTTCCGAAGGATCACCCGCTGGGGCGCCCTGGAAGACGTGCTGGCCGGTCTCGACGAGGCACACGCCGCGGGCCTCGCCCCGATCAAGCTCAATGCCGTCGTCGTCCGAGGATTCAACGACGAGGACGTCGTCGATCTCGCCCGTCTGAGCCTCCCACGCGACTGGTCGGTCAGGTTCATCGAGATGATGCCGTTTGGGAGCGTGGCCGGGTTCCAGACCGGAGCGTACGTACCGAGCAACGAAACGATGGCGCGAATCGAGGCGGCGCTCGGGCCGCTCGCGCCGCTCGACACGAGCGGCCACGATCCCGCCATGACATACCGGCTCGCCGGAGCGCGGGGTACCCTGGGGTTCATCAGCGCGGTGAGCCGGCCGTTCTGCGCGCAGTGCGGGCGGCTCCGGTTGACCGCGGAGGGTCGCCTCCGGCTCTGCCTGCTCCGGGATGGCGAAGTCGACCTCCGAAGTCCGCTGCGGGCCGGGGCAACCTATGAGGAGATCCGGGAGCAGTTTCGCGCGGCCGCATATGGAAAGCCTTGGGGCCACGGGCTTGCCCACCGCGTGATCCCCCGACAGCGGATCATGTCTCAGATCGGCGGGTAG
- a CDS encoding c-type cytochrome → MPFQRDQVAAGKMVFLERCAKCHGARGEGRTGRTLVAPWDPLAGYRTADQLFAYVSRAMPFDNPGSLPDQAYWDVIAFLLHANGVLPPGARVAKGTAGSIKTTK, encoded by the coding sequence ATGCCCTTTCAACGCGATCAAGTTGCCGCGGGCAAGATGGTGTTCCTGGAACGGTGCGCCAAATGTCACGGGGCGCGAGGCGAAGGGCGGACCGGCCGCACGCTGGTGGCGCCGTGGGACCCGCTGGCAGGATACCGCACCGCGGATCAGCTCTTCGCCTACGTGAGCCGGGCGATGCCATTTGACAATCCCGGAAGCCTGCCAGACCAGGCGTATTGGGACGTGATCGCCTTCCTCTTGCACGCGAACGGCGTCCTGCCTCCGGGGGCCCGGGTGGCCAAGGGCACCGCCGGGAGCATCAAGACCACAAAATGA